In the genome of Carnobacterium viridans, one region contains:
- a CDS encoding GtrA family protein — MTKIKRFVNKYEEVIGYLIFGGLTTVVNIIVFYLFDSVFDVHYLVANAIAIVVSILFAFFTNKKYVFKSSTPTVQLWLKEFSLFVSFRLLSAVFDMGSMWLLVDGLNLNANVAKIITQFIVVVLNYAFSKFFIFKQGE; from the coding sequence ATGACAAAAATTAAACGTTTCGTTAACAAGTATGAAGAAGTAATTGGTTATTTGATTTTTGGAGGATTAACAACGGTAGTGAATATCATTGTTTTCTATTTATTTGATTCCGTTTTTGACGTACATTATTTAGTTGCAAATGCAATTGCCATTGTTGTATCTATTCTATTTGCTTTTTTTACCAATAAAAAATATGTCTTTAAATCTTCCACACCTACAGTGCAATTATGGTTAAAAGAGTTTAGTTTGTTTGTATCTTTTCGTTTACTATCAGCTGTTTTTGATATGGGGAGTATGTGGTTGTTGGTTGACGGTCTGAATTTGAATGCAAATGTTGCAAAAATTATTACACAATTTATCGTTGTAGTATTGAACTATGCATTCAGCAAATTTTTTATCTTTAAGCAAGGAGAGTGA
- a CDS encoding glycosyltransferase family 2 protein translates to MKTITILIPAYNEEAVIDKMYEKLDSVCGGLSQHTFEFLFVNDGSTDRTLEQIKAFKKKDSRVQYVDLSRNFGKETAMLAGFDYAKGDALIIIDADLQQPPETFAEMIHWWEEGYDDVYAVRKEREGETWLKKWTSDMYYRVLQKVAKVKVYPQAGDFRLLDKKCVAALTQLREHERYTKGMYGWIGFKKKEISYIAEARAAGETKWKLSALMNLALNGITSYSTMPLRIWSIIGFIISMFAFVYLTIEIIRTMIFGTSVAGYPSLIAGILFLGGIQLISLGIIGEYLGRVFVETKERPVYFIQEYSEKELKKEMDVQDDKN, encoded by the coding sequence ATGAAAACTATTACAATATTGATTCCTGCTTACAATGAAGAGGCCGTAATTGACAAAATGTATGAAAAGTTAGATAGCGTCTGTGGAGGTTTATCCCAGCACACATTTGAATTTTTATTTGTGAATGACGGAAGTACCGACAGAACGCTTGAGCAGATAAAAGCGTTTAAAAAGAAGGATTCACGTGTACAATATGTAGACTTATCCCGTAATTTTGGGAAAGAAACAGCTATGTTGGCAGGATTTGATTACGCTAAAGGAGATGCTTTGATCATTATTGATGCCGATCTTCAACAACCTCCAGAAACTTTTGCTGAAATGATTCATTGGTGGGAAGAAGGCTATGATGATGTTTATGCTGTGCGTAAAGAACGCGAAGGGGAAACGTGGTTAAAAAAATGGACCTCTGACATGTATTACCGCGTTTTACAAAAAGTTGCTAAAGTAAAAGTTTACCCACAAGCAGGTGATTTTAGATTACTAGACAAAAAATGTGTAGCTGCATTGACTCAGTTGAGAGAACATGAACGTTACACAAAAGGGATGTATGGCTGGATAGGATTTAAAAAGAAAGAAATATCTTATATAGCTGAAGCTAGAGCAGCGGGAGAAACAAAATGGAAATTGTCAGCTTTAATGAATCTGGCCTTAAATGGAATAACATCGTATAGTACAATGCCGTTAAGAATTTGGTCAATTATTGGATTCATTATTTCAATGTTTGCTTTTGTCTACTTGACGATTGAAATTATTCGAACGATGATATTTGGGACGAGTGTTGCTGGTTACCCGTCTTTAATTGCCGGTATCTTATTTTTAGGTGGTATTCAGCTGATTTCGCTTGGTATTATTGGGGAATACTTAGGTCGAGTTTTTGTCGAAACGAAGGAACGGCCGGTGTACTTTATTCAAGAATATTCAGAAAAAGAATTGAAGAAAGAGATGGATGTACAGGATGACAAAAATTAA
- a CDS encoding glucose-1-dehydrogenase yields MYTDLKGKVAVITGGSKGIGNAIARRLSEEKMKVVINYHSDKEGAEETVEELKKVGGEAVAVEADVSSEEGIKALLDAAISNFGDLDLWVNNAGMENKVSTHELTLEDWDKVINVNLTGVFLGSKAALNHFLENDKKGNIINLSSVHERIPWPTFAHYSASKGGVKLFNETIALEYAHKGIRVNSIAPGAINTPINAEKFENEEEKEKTLTMIPMNYIGKPEEVAAAAAWLASNESSYVTGTTLFVDGGMTLYPSFEKGEG; encoded by the coding sequence ATGTACACTGATTTAAAAGGGAAAGTAGCCGTTATTACAGGTGGTTCAAAAGGAATTGGAAATGCAATTGCTAGACGGTTGTCAGAAGAAAAAATGAAAGTAGTTATCAATTATCATAGCGATAAAGAAGGAGCCGAAGAAACGGTAGAAGAGCTCAAAAAAGTTGGTGGAGAAGCAGTGGCAGTCGAAGCTGATGTCAGTAGTGAAGAAGGTATAAAAGCTTTATTGGATGCAGCGATTTCTAATTTTGGCGATTTAGATCTGTGGGTCAATAATGCAGGCATGGAAAACAAAGTGTCCACTCATGAATTGACTTTGGAAGACTGGGATAAAGTCATCAATGTGAATTTAACAGGGGTTTTTCTTGGTTCTAAAGCAGCATTGAATCATTTCTTAGAAAACGATAAAAAAGGAAACATCATTAACTTGTCTTCTGTTCATGAACGTATTCCTTGGCCAACATTCGCGCATTATTCCGCTAGTAAAGGTGGAGTGAAATTGTTCAATGAGACCATTGCACTAGAATATGCGCATAAAGGAATTCGAGTGAACAGCATTGCACCAGGAGCAATCAATACACCGATCAATGCTGAAAAATTTGAAAATGAAGAAGAAAAAGAAAAAACGTTAACCATGATTCCAATGAATTACATTGGAAAACCGGAAGAAGTTGCAGCAGCTGCAGCTTGGTTAGCATCAAATGAATCAAGTTATGTAACAGGTACCACGTTGTTCGTTGATGGTGGTATGACGTTGTATCCATCTTTTGAAAAAGGTGAAGGTTAA
- the gpmA gene encoding 2,3-diphosphoglycerate-dependent phosphoglycerate mutase, which translates to MKLIFVRHGLSEWNKLNQFTGWMDADLSEQGYEEARKAGKKIKNAGINFDFAFTSVLKRAIKTCHIVLEESDQLWVPETKSWRLNERHYGALQGLNKEATAEEFGSEQVLIWRRSYDTLPPLLKPDDPNSALNDRRYANLQKRTIPMGESLKVTLERVIPFWEDHIAPAILDNKTVLIAAHGNSIRALIKYLEEISDDEIMAVEIPTGQPLVYELNEELIVTKKYYLD; encoded by the coding sequence TTGAAACTTATTTTTGTGCGACATGGGTTAAGCGAATGGAATAAATTAAATCAATTTACAGGCTGGATGGACGCCGATTTAAGCGAACAAGGGTATGAAGAAGCACGCAAAGCTGGGAAAAAGATTAAAAATGCTGGCATTAATTTTGATTTTGCTTTTACGTCTGTCTTAAAAAGAGCCATCAAGACTTGCCATATTGTCTTAGAAGAATCGGACCAATTATGGGTTCCAGAAACAAAATCATGGCGGTTAAATGAACGTCATTATGGAGCATTGCAAGGGTTAAACAAAGAAGCGACAGCAGAAGAATTCGGATCAGAACAAGTTCTCATTTGGCGCCGTTCATATGACACTTTGCCACCATTGTTGAAGCCAGATGATCCAAACTCTGCATTAAACGATCGCCGCTATGCTAACCTCCAAAAACGGACCATTCCAATGGGTGAAAGTTTGAAAGTCACATTGGAACGCGTGATTCCTTTTTGGGAAGATCATATCGCTCCAGCTATTTTAGACAACAAGACCGTATTAATCGCTGCTCACGGCAATTCAATTCGAGCTCTAATCAAATACTTGGAAGAGATATCAGACGATGAGATCATGGCTGTTGAAATTCCGACTGGCCAACCGCTTGTTTATGAACTAAATGAAGAATTAATCGTTACTAAAAAATATTATTTAGACTAA
- the ndk gene encoding nucleoside-diphosphate kinase: MTEKTLVLIKPDAVERNLIGRILVEYERNDLKVLDMKLMKASIDLAEKHYAEHNGKPFFNRLVTYLTRSPIVALVLEGENAISRVRALNGTTDPETSKDNTIRALYGLSLSENTVHASDSKESAGRERSIWFAKNYS, from the coding sequence ATGACAGAAAAAACACTCGTATTGATCAAGCCAGATGCAGTAGAACGAAACCTAATTGGAAGAATTTTAGTTGAATATGAAAGAAATGATTTAAAAGTTCTTGATATGAAATTAATGAAAGCTTCTATAGACTTAGCAGAAAAACATTATGCAGAACATAATGGAAAGCCCTTTTTTAACCGCTTGGTTACTTACCTTACAAGAAGTCCAATAGTTGCTCTCGTATTGGAAGGCGAAAATGCCATTAGTCGAGTCCGAGCATTGAATGGGACCACCGATCCTGAAACATCCAAAGACAATACCATTCGTGCTCTTTACGGTCTTAGTTTATCTGAAAATACCGTTCACGCTTCTGACTCAAAAGAAAGTGCCGGTAGAGAACGATCTATTTGGTTTGCTAAGAATTATTCTTAA
- a CDS encoding DUF898 family protein: MEVHKGNNSFFDGGLLSLIGWSILGAIITAITFGICYPWALCMVYGWKINHTVIEGKRMRFNGSAFNLFGHWIKWFLLTIITLGIYGFWVTIKLEDWKARNTTFIN, encoded by the coding sequence TTGGAAGTACATAAAGGGAATAACTCTTTTTTTGATGGAGGGCTTTTAAGCCTAATAGGATGGAGCATTTTAGGTGCAATTATAACAGCAATAACTTTTGGGATTTGTTACCCTTGGGCTTTATGCATGGTTTATGGTTGGAAAATAAATCATACTGTTATTGAAGGTAAAAGGATGAGATTTAATGGCTCAGCATTTAACTTGTTTGGTCACTGGATCAAATGGTTCTTACTTACGATCATCACGCTGGGTATCTACGGTTTCTGGGTTACAATCAAGCTTGAAGATTGGAAAGCCCGTAATACCACATTTATAAATTAA
- a CDS encoding ATP-binding cassette domain-containing protein, with product MLQVKNLTLHHLMDLKEIIKDLSFTVNPGEKVAIIGEEGNGKSTLLKWILEDKSIESYIQAEGELINQFSRTVYLPQSLPQEYMEYTVDQYFFSQADAMDIDYQMLYQLVGKLGFDADRLTSSQTLGSLSGGEKIKVQLLKALSTDPDLLLLDEPSNDLDLDTVKWLEHFIKSTPLTIIFISHDESLLAATATKVIQIELLRHKTVPVATVSKLSYKEYIEQKEARYEHQSQVANKQREEHQKQMEKYRQVESSVHHAQGTISRQDPAGGRLLKKKMHVVKSMGRRFEREKESFEDTPLKADAILVKFSNTKSLPTNKTIIHLEDESVKLGDKVLAHSLNLLVKSPQKIGIIGQNGVGKSTLLKQLWAELNQRTDIAAGYMPQNYAEYLRMDETPVGFLSETGDSEERTQVMTYLGSMRFTTNEMHHPIQSLSGGQQAKLLLLKIDLSGQNVLLLDEPTRNFSPLSQPELRKLFKNFEGSIVTISHDRMFLKEVCDHVYEMKNDGLIRVEIE from the coding sequence ATGTTACAAGTGAAAAATTTGACCTTGCATCACTTAATGGATTTAAAAGAAATCATCAAGGACCTGAGTTTTACCGTTAATCCTGGAGAAAAGGTAGCCATTATCGGGGAAGAAGGAAATGGCAAGTCTACATTATTAAAATGGATTCTTGAAGATAAAAGTATCGAATCTTATATTCAAGCAGAAGGGGAATTGATTAACCAGTTCAGTCGCACAGTCTATTTGCCGCAATCCTTACCGCAAGAATATATGGAGTATACTGTTGATCAGTACTTTTTCAGCCAAGCTGATGCTATGGACATCGACTACCAAATGCTCTATCAATTAGTGGGGAAACTTGGATTTGATGCTGATCGGTTAACAAGTTCGCAAACATTAGGCAGTTTATCTGGTGGCGAAAAAATCAAAGTTCAGCTACTAAAAGCACTCTCAACAGATCCTGATTTGCTATTGCTTGATGAGCCTTCTAACGACTTGGATCTTGATACAGTCAAATGGTTAGAGCACTTTATAAAATCTACACCACTAACGATTATTTTTATCTCGCATGACGAATCTCTGCTTGCAGCGACAGCGACCAAAGTCATTCAGATCGAGCTATTAAGGCATAAGACAGTACCCGTCGCGACTGTGTCCAAGTTGTCGTATAAAGAATACATTGAACAAAAAGAAGCACGCTATGAACACCAATCTCAAGTTGCCAACAAGCAACGTGAAGAACACCAGAAGCAAATGGAAAAATACCGGCAAGTTGAAAGCAGTGTGCACCATGCACAAGGAACTATTTCAAGACAAGATCCAGCTGGAGGACGCTTACTCAAAAAGAAAATGCATGTTGTAAAATCAATGGGAAGACGATTTGAACGCGAAAAGGAAAGTTTTGAAGATACTCCACTAAAAGCAGATGCTATCTTAGTGAAATTTTCAAATACTAAATCCCTTCCTACAAATAAAACGATAATCCATTTGGAAGACGAGAGTGTGAAACTGGGGGATAAGGTTTTAGCACACTCACTGAATTTGCTAGTGAAGTCTCCACAAAAAATAGGAATCATCGGGCAAAATGGAGTAGGTAAAAGCACACTGCTGAAGCAATTATGGGCAGAATTAAATCAGCGTACAGATATTGCAGCTGGATATATGCCGCAAAATTATGCTGAGTATTTACGGATGGATGAAACACCAGTTGGATTTCTGAGTGAAACTGGAGACAGTGAAGAACGTACTCAAGTGATGACTTACCTAGGAAGCATGCGTTTTACGACAAATGAAATGCATCATCCAATCCAGTCACTATCAGGAGGACAGCAAGCAAAATTGTTGTTATTGAAAATCGATTTATCGGGACAGAATGTATTGCTTTTAGATGAGCCTACACGAAACTTCTCACCGTTATCCCAGCCAGAGCTCAGAAAATTATTTAAAAATTTCGAAGGTTCCATCGTTACTATTTCACATGACAGGATGTTTTTAAAAGAAGTTTGCGACCATGTCTATGAAATGAAAAATGATGGATTGATTCGGGTAGAGATAGAATAG
- a CDS encoding phosphoribosylanthranilate isomerase yields MKNKFEEFLKITNFLNESGITPLLTGSLGLECLTQKNWDARDVDIHVPGDPRGWEAPDNIRIYNWTIICNIMKKLGYQLIDLHEHEFSNGLFSVEFGVLDTLPKSTGIPLDKLELKNEHEAKFFLPSEEQYLKIYTSSFQDSYRAEKNNYKDLNKIQYLKSIVY; encoded by the coding sequence TTGAAAAATAAATTTGAGGAATTTCTAAAAATAACTAATTTTTTAAATGAATCTGGAATAACACCTCTACTTACGGGATCTTTAGGATTAGAGTGTTTGACCCAGAAAAATTGGGATGCGCGAGATGTAGATATACATGTTCCTGGTGATCCTAGAGGATGGGAAGCTCCAGATAATATCCGAATTTACAACTGGACTATTATTTGTAATATTATGAAAAAATTAGGCTATCAGCTGATTGATCTCCATGAACATGAATTTAGTAATGGACTATTTAGTGTTGAGTTTGGCGTACTAGATACTTTACCAAAATCAACAGGTATACCTCTTGATAAGTTAGAACTAAAGAACGAACATGAAGCTAAATTTTTCTTACCTTCAGAAGAACAGTACTTAAAAATATATACATCTTCTTTTCAAGATAGTTATAGAGCTGAAAAAAATAATTATAAAGATCTCAATAAAATTCAATATTTAAAATCAATAGTATATTGA
- the guaA gene encoding glutamine-hydrolyzing GMP synthase, with translation MVTDLTNVEKMIVLDFGSQYNQLITRRIREFGVYSELLSHKVTAEELKGMNAKGIIFSGGPMSVYDEGSFSVDPEIFNMGIPILGICYGMQLMTTALGGRVEGSENREYGKASININDQQAPLFNSLAENETVWMSHGDLVTQVPEGFVISATSPHCPIASMFNPQKNFHAVQFHPEVRHSEHGNDMLKNFTFDVCGCEGNWSIADFIDSEIAIIRETVGDKKVLLGLSGGVDSSVVGVLLQKAIGDQLTCIFVDHGLLRKGESEQVMESLVGKFGLNIIRVDAKERFMAKLAGVSDPETKRKIIGNEFVYVFDDEATKLEGVDFLAQGTLYTDVIESGTDTAQTIKSHHNVGGLPEDMQFKLIEPLNTLFKDEVRELGIQLGMPESLVWRQPFPGPGLGIRVIGEITEEKLEIVRDSDYILREEIAAAGLDRDIWQYFTVLPGFRSVGVMGDGRTYDYTIGIRAVTSIDGMTSDFARIPWDVLQKISVRIVNEVKHVNRIVYDITSKPPATIEWE, from the coding sequence ATGGTTACAGATTTAACAAATGTTGAAAAAATGATAGTACTAGATTTTGGAAGTCAATACAATCAACTGATTACACGTCGTATTCGTGAATTTGGAGTTTATTCTGAATTATTGTCTCATAAAGTGACTGCTGAAGAATTAAAAGGGATGAATGCTAAAGGGATTATTTTTTCTGGTGGTCCAATGAGTGTTTATGATGAAGGTTCTTTTTCTGTCGACCCTGAGATTTTCAATATGGGAATTCCTATTTTAGGAATTTGTTACGGCATGCAATTAATGACCACTGCTTTAGGTGGAAGAGTTGAAGGCAGCGAAAATAGAGAATACGGTAAAGCAAGCATCAACATCAATGATCAACAGGCTCCTTTGTTTAACTCATTAGCTGAAAATGAAACAGTTTGGATGAGCCATGGAGATTTGGTGACTCAAGTTCCAGAAGGTTTTGTTATCTCAGCTACTAGCCCTCATTGTCCAATTGCTTCAATGTTTAACCCACAAAAGAATTTCCATGCAGTTCAATTTCACCCTGAAGTACGCCATTCAGAACACGGAAATGACATGTTGAAAAACTTTACTTTTGATGTGTGTGGCTGCGAAGGGAACTGGAGTATTGCTGATTTCATCGATTCTGAAATTGCCATCATTCGCGAAACAGTCGGCGACAAAAAAGTATTGCTTGGATTATCAGGCGGAGTAGACTCAAGTGTTGTTGGTGTCTTGTTACAAAAAGCAATCGGTGACCAATTGACGTGTATTTTTGTTGACCACGGTCTATTACGTAAAGGCGAAAGCGAACAAGTAATGGAAAGTTTAGTCGGTAAATTCGGCTTGAACATCATTCGTGTCGATGCGAAAGAACGTTTTATGGCTAAATTAGCTGGTGTGAGCGATCCAGAAACTAAACGTAAAATCATCGGTAATGAATTTGTTTATGTCTTTGATGATGAAGCAACAAAACTTGAAGGTGTTGATTTCCTAGCTCAAGGCACGCTTTACACGGACGTGATTGAAAGTGGAACAGATACTGCGCAAACAATTAAATCACATCACAATGTAGGTGGACTTCCTGAAGACATGCAATTCAAATTGATTGAACCATTAAACACTTTATTTAAAGATGAAGTTCGCGAATTAGGAATCCAATTAGGCATGCCAGAAAGCCTAGTATGGCGTCAACCATTCCCAGGTCCTGGTTTAGGAATTCGTGTAATTGGTGAAATAACAGAAGAAAAACTAGAAATCGTTCGCGATAGCGACTACATTTTAAGAGAAGAAATCGCTGCTGCCGGTCTTGACCGTGACATCTGGCAATACTTCACTGTTCTTCCTGGATTCCGCAGTGTCGGAGTAATGGGAGATGGACGTACGTATGACTATACAATCGGAATTCGTGCAGTGACTTCAATTGATGGTATGACAAGTGACTTTGCCCGCATCCCTTGGGATGTTTTGCAAAAAATCTCTGTTCGTATTGTAAATGAAGTGAAACATGTTAACCGCATCGTGTATGACATTACCAGCAAGCCACCAGCAACTATTGAGTGGGAATAA
- the coaA gene encoding type I pantothenate kinase: MKESATFHIIEREEWKKLNIDSIAPLSSNELEELKGLNDQISIKDVEEVYIPIVHVLDVYLKNYEQLQAKKNNFLKRETRQKPYIIGIAGSVAVGKSTTARLLQMMLSRVYKDKSVEMITTDGFLYPNKILSEKGIMNRKGFPESYDMQQLISFLREVKNGKSSVVSPVYSHESYDIVEGEEHVLEQPDILIVEGINVLQLPANQQIYISDFFDFSIFVDAEAELIEKWYLERFGLLLGTAFKKPGNYYYSYAQGNREEAFEMARGVWKTVNLKNLKEYISPTKNRAELIIHKTDHHYIDQLLLKKY; the protein is encoded by the coding sequence ATGAAAGAGTCTGCTACATTTCATATCATTGAGCGTGAAGAATGGAAAAAATTAAACATTGATAGTATTGCTCCATTATCGTCCAATGAATTAGAAGAATTAAAAGGACTGAATGACCAAATTTCGATTAAAGACGTGGAAGAAGTTTACATACCAATCGTTCACGTGTTAGATGTGTATTTGAAAAATTATGAACAGCTACAAGCCAAAAAAAATAATTTTTTAAAGAGAGAGACACGTCAAAAACCCTACATCATTGGAATTGCTGGAAGTGTAGCCGTTGGGAAAAGCACAACAGCACGTTTACTCCAAATGATGCTTTCAAGAGTATACAAAGACAAATCAGTGGAAATGATTACCACTGACGGATTCTTATATCCTAATAAGATACTGTCAGAAAAAGGAATCATGAACCGTAAAGGATTCCCTGAAAGTTACGATATGCAGCAATTGATTTCATTCTTAAGAGAAGTAAAAAATGGCAAATCATCCGTTGTTTCTCCCGTCTATTCTCATGAATCGTATGATATCGTGGAAGGTGAAGAACATGTCTTAGAACAGCCCGATATACTCATTGTTGAAGGAATCAATGTCTTACAACTTCCGGCAAATCAACAAATTTATATCAGTGATTTTTTTGACTTCTCCATTTTTGTAGATGCTGAAGCAGAATTAATAGAGAAATGGTACTTAGAACGTTTTGGTCTATTATTAGGTACGGCATTTAAAAAACCAGGAAACTATTACTATTCTTACGCTCAGGGCAATCGAGAAGAAGCATTTGAAATGGCTCGCGGAGTATGGAAGACAGTAAATTTAAAAAATTTGAAAGAATACATTTCGCCTACTAAAAATAGAGCAGAATTGATTATTCATAAAACAGATCATCATTACATCGATCAACTTTTATTAAAAAAGTATTAA
- a CDS encoding tripartite tricarboxylate transporter permease: MELLVLVQMVIAALAAIVLYTFIGFIPGTDETSVLMPVTLALILSGVQPIIVLTFFIAAIVTLNLTNSMPTALVGLPGGVLSSPMIEHALYLKNRGMSEITIKKMASGALIGTLISVPIALVLADLLTPFAEIIQPYSSLLFVIGAIFLSLIGKNKILSLVSILPLAMLFQGLRYLYWGIGVVPKDTNITTSFFLGITIGPLIISLLSLLNKVNREKMLTDEYKKITLPKSTSAHQTINPFKVLSKSELKPASLSALFSNFLFVLSPVGLIILFGELVANKKQNPVEKASTAIITMSALAQSTYLSGIIIPLIALGIPLSPTAIGPGSPLFNAPPVFTVDHNLHHILSTTEFTIAILIGSILAALISYIVINRYAGKISQFVLLKIPHEAILGLFISFILLLAYMDAGLINIFGVLLIGIASGTLNKMGMNYGIQFMTLYAAPWLVEKIAQI, translated from the coding sequence ATGGAATTGTTAGTGTTGGTTCAAATGGTTATAGCTGCTCTTGCAGCAATTGTTTTGTATACTTTTATAGGTTTCATCCCTGGTACTGATGAAACATCTGTATTAATGCCGGTTACGTTAGCACTTATTTTATCTGGGGTACAACCCATTATTGTATTAACTTTTTTTATCGCAGCAATCGTGACATTAAATTTAACCAATTCAATGCCTACTGCTCTAGTCGGGCTCCCCGGTGGAGTTCTTTCTAGCCCTATGATTGAACATGCGTTATACTTAAAAAATCGAGGCATGTCCGAGATTACGATCAAGAAAATGGCTTCTGGAGCTTTGATTGGAACGCTGATATCTGTTCCAATTGCTTTAGTGCTAGCTGATTTATTAACACCTTTTGCAGAAATCATTCAACCTTATTCTTCACTTTTATTTGTTATTGGAGCTATTTTTCTTTCTTTAATAGGTAAAAACAAAATTTTATCGTTAGTGAGCATTCTTCCTTTAGCAATGCTGTTCCAAGGGTTGCGCTATTTATACTGGGGAATTGGTGTTGTGCCAAAAGACACTAATATTACAACATCCTTCTTCTTAGGTATCACAATAGGACCTTTGATTATTTCTCTTCTTTCGCTGTTAAATAAAGTAAATCGTGAAAAGATGTTGACCGATGAATATAAAAAAATTACGTTACCTAAAAGTACTTCTGCTCATCAAACAATAAATCCTTTCAAAGTATTATCTAAAAGCGAGTTAAAACCCGCTTCCCTATCTGCACTGTTTTCAAATTTCCTTTTTGTCTTAAGTCCAGTTGGGTTGATAATTCTGTTTGGTGAATTAGTTGCGAATAAAAAACAGAATCCTGTTGAAAAAGCTTCTACTGCAATTATTACGATGAGTGCTTTAGCACAATCAACATACCTTTCAGGTATTATCATTCCCTTGATAGCTTTAGGTATTCCTTTATCTCCAACTGCTATTGGGCCAGGAAGTCCCTTATTTAATGCTCCTCCCGTTTTTACCGTTGATCATAACTTGCATCATATTTTGAGTACAACCGAATTTACCATTGCTATCTTAATTGGTTCAATTCTTGCTGCACTTATCAGTTACATTGTGATCAATCGTTACGCTGGAAAAATTTCGCAATTCGTTTTATTAAAAATTCCGCATGAAGCTATTTTAGGTCTATTCATTTCCTTTATCCTGTTGTTAGCTTATATGGATGCTGGTTTAATTAACATCTTTGGTGTTCTTTTAATTGGAATTGCAAGTGGCACGTTAAATAAAATGGGCATGAATTACGGCATTCAATTTATGACATTATATGCTGCTCCATGGCTAGTTGAAAAAATCGCTCAAATTTAA
- the mvk gene encoding mevalonate kinase has product MLNLNQPALGKANGKIILMGEHSVVYGEPAIAIPFPATHIHATITPIEGPVQLDCVYYQGDLASAPQHLENLIAVVESTLNELKQEFNNFKLTIESTIPVERGMGSSAAVAIATVRAVFNYYSVPLTDDKLLTLANISETIAHGNPSGLDAAMTSGRHPLYYIKGKPFVPFKVSLSAYLIVADTGLKGQTRDAVASIAQLNKEDTETTMDAIHGLGDLARQAKFAIESANPVTLGLVMNEAHETLSSLGVSNERLNHLVSTARTNGALGAKLTGGGRGGCMIALAADKDTAASISNALVDAGAVNTWTHQLGDESVE; this is encoded by the coding sequence ATGTTGAATCTGAATCAACCAGCACTAGGAAAAGCGAATGGAAAAATCATTCTAATGGGTGAACACTCTGTTGTTTATGGTGAACCCGCCATTGCTATTCCTTTTCCTGCAACACACATCCATGCGACGATAACGCCTATTGAAGGGCCTGTCCAATTAGACTGTGTCTATTATCAAGGAGACTTAGCTTCAGCTCCTCAACATTTAGAAAATCTAATAGCTGTTGTCGAATCGACATTGAATGAATTAAAACAAGAATTTAATAATTTTAAATTGACCATCGAAAGTACCATTCCGGTTGAGAGAGGAATGGGGTCAAGTGCTGCAGTAGCCATCGCAACAGTTCGTGCGGTATTTAATTATTATTCAGTCCCTCTTACAGATGATAAACTTTTAACATTAGCCAATATCTCAGAAACAATTGCTCATGGAAATCCGAGTGGCTTAGATGCTGCAATGACAAGCGGTAGACATCCACTTTATTATATAAAAGGAAAACCTTTCGTTCCTTTTAAAGTATCTTTATCTGCCTATTTAATTGTGGCTGACACCGGTTTAAAGGGCCAAACCAGAGATGCTGTGGCTAGTATTGCGCAGTTAAATAAAGAAGATACAGAAACAACCATGGACGCTATCCATGGTTTAGGTGACTTGGCACGACAAGCAAAATTTGCAATTGAATCTGCTAATCCTGTAACATTAGGGTTAGTTATGAATGAAGCTCACGAAACACTTTCATCTTTAGGTGTAAGCAACGAACGATTGAACCATTTAGTTAGTACTGCAAGAACTAATGGAGCACTAGGTGCAAAACTTACGGGTGGCGGTCGTGGAGGCTGTATGATTGCTTTAGCAGCCGATAAAGATACAGCTGCAAGCATTTCAAATGCTTTAGTAGATGCTGGTGCTGTAAATACATGGACACACCAATTAGGAGATGAATCAGTTGAGTAA